One genomic region from Streptomyces venezuelae encodes:
- a CDS encoding polysaccharide lyase 8 family protein: MPVPAWSRRTFLITASAAAAALGLPLPAAAAEPEFEALRLRWLDLQLGSGFDAGAEPYASRLAETGTLARAFRATMAPAPASLWPGVPFDPPAGITQSYSRLWTMTQAYAQPGTGLTGDAGLLTDVLRGLDHLSATVYRAGAPRHGNWWEWQIGSPRLLMDVVAALHPHLGAERIAAACAAVDHFVPDSVLTNYTGTSTGANRVDLCRSVALRGVLGANPAKIALARDALSPVFPYVTKGDGLYADGSFVQHTWVAYSGTYGQVMLDGLGRLFSLLAGSTWAVTDPNRQIVLDSVEKAYAPLIYDGLMMDSVNGRAISRGLLKNDDRQIMRSDHFHGQGVIAAMTLLAGGASPAERDRWHARVKGWIQRDAVSPILAARQFGVADLARLHAVAAAPVPAAPEPTGHRLFTAMDRAVHRRPGWAANIAMASDRISYYECGNGENPRGWHTGAGMLSWWTPDLGDQYTDWFWPTVDPYRLPGTTVSTKRLADRAGGEWGAPKPSVRWVGGATDGEYAAVGQHLKGLGSTLEARKSWFCAADAVICLGAGITATDGVPVETVVDNRLLGEAGTGAFATGAGWAHLEGHGGWVLPDGTGNLRTVQEDRTGAWSDINTTSSTERRTRRYRTLWLDHGTDPVAASYAYLLMPGASRYRVAARAADRDWLRVLDNTAERQAVAVPSLGLTAANFWQAGTVGPLTVTAPASVLARRRRSVLDLRMAEPPRTGLPLELVWDRPVRRVLAHDPSVEVLGTGGSLRLRITPGAAGATHRCEVLL; this comes from the coding sequence GTGCCCGTCCCCGCCTGGTCCCGCCGTACGTTCCTGATCACCGCTTCCGCCGCCGCGGCGGCCCTCGGACTCCCCCTCCCCGCAGCCGCGGCGGAGCCGGAGTTCGAGGCCCTCCGCCTCCGGTGGCTCGACCTCCAGCTCGGCTCCGGCTTCGACGCCGGGGCCGAGCCCTACGCCTCCCGCCTCGCCGAGACGGGCACACTCGCCCGGGCCTTCCGCGCCACCATGGCCCCGGCTCCCGCCTCGCTCTGGCCCGGGGTCCCCTTCGACCCGCCGGCCGGCATCACCCAGAGCTACAGCCGCCTGTGGACCATGACCCAGGCGTACGCACAGCCCGGCACCGGCCTGACCGGCGACGCCGGCCTGCTCACCGACGTCCTGCGCGGCCTCGACCACCTCTCCGCCACGGTCTACCGCGCGGGCGCCCCCCGCCACGGCAACTGGTGGGAGTGGCAGATCGGCAGCCCCCGCCTCCTCATGGACGTCGTCGCCGCGCTGCACCCGCACCTCGGCGCCGAACGCATCGCCGCCGCCTGCGCCGCCGTCGACCACTTCGTCCCCGACTCGGTGCTCACGAACTACACCGGCACCTCCACCGGCGCCAACCGCGTCGACCTCTGCCGCTCGGTCGCCCTGCGCGGGGTCCTCGGCGCGAACCCCGCCAAGATCGCCCTCGCCCGGGACGCCCTCTCGCCCGTCTTCCCGTACGTGACCAAGGGCGACGGCCTCTACGCCGACGGCTCCTTCGTCCAGCACACCTGGGTCGCCTACTCCGGCACCTACGGACAGGTCATGCTCGACGGCCTCGGCCGCCTCTTCTCGCTCCTGGCCGGGTCCACCTGGGCCGTCACCGACCCGAACCGGCAGATCGTCCTCGACAGCGTCGAGAAGGCCTACGCGCCCCTGATCTACGACGGCCTGATGATGGACAGCGTCAACGGCCGCGCGATCAGCCGCGGCCTCCTGAAGAACGACGACCGGCAGATCATGCGCTCCGACCACTTCCACGGCCAGGGCGTGATCGCGGCGATGACCCTCCTCGCCGGCGGAGCCTCGCCCGCCGAGCGCGACCGCTGGCACGCGCGCGTGAAGGGGTGGATCCAGCGGGACGCCGTCTCCCCGATCCTCGCCGCCCGCCAGTTCGGCGTCGCCGACCTCGCCCGGCTGCACGCCGTGGCCGCCGCCCCCGTCCCCGCCGCGCCCGAACCCACCGGCCACCGGCTCTTCACCGCCATGGACCGGGCCGTCCACCGCCGCCCCGGCTGGGCCGCGAACATCGCCATGGCCTCGGACCGGATCTCGTACTACGAGTGCGGCAACGGCGAGAACCCGCGCGGCTGGCACACCGGCGCCGGCATGCTCTCCTGGTGGACCCCGGACCTCGGCGACCAGTACACCGACTGGTTCTGGCCCACCGTCGACCCGTACCGCCTCCCCGGCACCACCGTCTCCACCAAGCGCCTCGCCGACCGGGCGGGTGGCGAGTGGGGCGCGCCCAAGCCGTCCGTGCGCTGGGTCGGCGGGGCCACCGACGGCGAGTACGCGGCCGTCGGCCAGCACCTCAAGGGCCTCGGCTCCACTCTGGAGGCCCGCAAGTCCTGGTTCTGCGCGGCGGACGCCGTCATCTGCCTCGGCGCCGGGATCACCGCGACCGACGGCGTGCCCGTCGAGACGGTCGTCGACAACCGCCTGCTCGGCGAGGCCGGGACGGGGGCCTTCGCCACCGGCGCCGGCTGGGCGCACCTGGAGGGCCACGGCGGCTGGGTCCTCCCCGACGGCACCGGGAACCTCCGCACCGTCCAGGAGGACCGCACCGGGGCCTGGAGCGACATCAACACCACCAGCTCCACCGAGCGCCGCACCCGCCGCTACCGGACGCTCTGGCTGGACCACGGGACGGACCCGGTCGCGGCCTCGTACGCGTACCTCCTGATGCCCGGGGCCTCCCGGTACCGGGTCGCCGCCCGCGCCGCCGACCGGGACTGGCTGCGCGTTCTCGACAACACCGCCGAGCGGCAGGCGGTCGCCGTCCCGTCCCTCGGACTGACCGCGGCGAACTTCTGGCAGGCCGGTACGGTGGGGCCCCTCACCGTCACCGCCCCCGCGAGCGTCCTGGCCCGCAGG
- a CDS encoding endo-alpha-N-acetylgalactosaminidase family protein, whose translation MSLPPSRRIRAACALAVASATVLALSGPALADAAVTAATDRAAGPVPATTPVTGPVIASARLSVAVAEDFPRVLSYTDRATGARLLGSTAPVTQVVLNGTPHAVQAKGAPVLTASAAAYTLVFPGLPGVEIDASLRVEGRTTTFRVTAVRDTDAFRVGTLDIPGHDLVSVGSADDGAATAFTRLDPDSTRTADVFARVTDATAAEANPVGASYAIVSTGQLAAAVESNSSYDKPAGASARDGARFWHQARKSGTETRVGVWSGQWTYRGAGAPQPESGDGLPWAKVVVTPDANADGATDWQDGALAFRTIGIKAPGSEQTPDRVVAHIPFNFASQATHPFLRTLDDVKRISLATDGLGQFALLKGYGSEGHDSAHPDYGGNYNKRAGGLADLNTLLEEGRKWGAGFGVHVNATESYPEAKNFSETLVDKTKPGWNWLNQSYYIDQRRDINSGDLARRFKQLRDETDPNLSTLYIDVYYTHGWIADKTMQAVQAQGWNVATEWSEKFERASLWSHWANDLDYGGATNKGLNSQIVRFIRNGEKDVWNNHPVLGQTALVDFEGWTGETDWNDFTANIWQRNLPAKYLQQQKITRWNGNDLTFTGGVRGTVENGSRTFHENGRKVLDGENYLLPWSNGKKLYHYNKSGGTTSWDVPAGPRSYAVYKLTDNGRVKTGTVRPVGGRITLDAVAGQPYVLYPDRAPAQRPAQWGQGTPVKDPGFNDAGLGAWATSGTVTRDTDTQGRNSARLGGAATASVSQRITGLTPGARYTASALVEVERGRTRPTTLSVAGRTVTVERSALDDRVAASDWNGTRFQRAKVTFTAPADGSAPLRIEAAGGSAATVRIDDVRIVANAPATKAGAAAYEDFEAVDQGWGPFLKGDSGGTTDPRTHIAQLHAPYTQAGWNGKPIDDVIGGAESLKSHDENSGLVYRTAPWTVPMKDGHSYRVEYDYQSSHAGAYEWVTGYDRTSGDGPAVETRRTPIGQQRTTGHFAETVTAGCGDTWTGLRKRGDAPDGADFVLDSFTVTDLGPAAERAACGTLAVDAPETLEPGRANEVRATFGNDEAAAVTGARATLTLPEGWTAEPAAPVALDPVAAGGTTTVTWRVTPPVDAAYRPYTLGAEVTYDLGGGARKLTAATTVRTLPPPPTADSWASDLDWTSATNGWGPVERDLSNGETGTGDGSPLRIGGVTYAKGLGSHAPAKVRYYLGGRCTSLTAEVGVDDVQTSRGTVQFSVLADGTEKVKSPVLKATDTAWSLTADVTGASYVELVAGDGGDGNGNDHADWGNARFHCAP comes from the coding sequence ATGTCCCTCCCCCCTTCGCGAAGAATCCGTGCGGCCTGCGCGCTCGCGGTGGCCTCGGCCACCGTGCTCGCCCTGTCCGGGCCCGCCCTCGCCGACGCCGCCGTCACCGCCGCCACGGACCGGGCGGCCGGCCCGGTCCCGGCCACCACCCCCGTCACCGGCCCCGTCATCGCCTCCGCCCGGCTCTCCGTCGCCGTCGCCGAGGACTTCCCCCGCGTCCTCTCGTACACGGACCGCGCGACCGGTGCCCGCCTCCTCGGCAGTACGGCCCCGGTCACGCAGGTGGTCCTCAACGGCACGCCCCACGCCGTCCAGGCCAAGGGCGCGCCCGTCCTGACCGCCTCCGCGGCCGCGTACACCCTCGTCTTCCCCGGCCTGCCCGGCGTCGAGATCGACGCGAGCCTGCGCGTCGAGGGCCGGACCACCACCTTCCGGGTCACCGCCGTCCGCGACACCGACGCCTTCCGCGTCGGCACGCTCGACATCCCCGGCCACGACCTCGTCTCCGTGGGCTCGGCGGACGACGGCGCCGCCACCGCCTTCACCCGCCTCGACCCCGACTCCACCCGCACCGCCGACGTCTTCGCCCGGGTCACCGACGCCACCGCCGCCGAGGCGAACCCGGTCGGCGCGAGCTACGCGATCGTCAGCACCGGGCAGCTGGCCGCCGCCGTCGAGTCCAACTCCAGCTACGACAAGCCCGCAGGCGCCTCCGCCCGCGACGGCGCCCGCTTCTGGCACCAGGCCCGCAAGAGCGGTACGGAGACCCGCGTCGGCGTCTGGTCCGGCCAGTGGACCTACCGGGGCGCGGGCGCCCCGCAGCCCGAGAGCGGCGACGGCCTGCCCTGGGCCAAGGTCGTCGTCACCCCCGACGCCAACGCCGACGGCGCCACCGACTGGCAGGACGGCGCTCTCGCCTTCCGTACGATCGGGATCAAGGCGCCCGGCAGCGAGCAGACCCCCGACCGGGTCGTCGCGCACATCCCCTTCAACTTCGCGTCCCAGGCCACCCACCCCTTCCTGCGCACCCTCGACGACGTCAAGCGGATCTCGCTCGCCACCGACGGGCTCGGCCAGTTCGCGCTGCTCAAGGGGTACGGCTCCGAGGGCCACGACTCCGCCCACCCGGACTACGGCGGCAACTACAACAAGCGCGCCGGCGGCCTCGCCGACCTCAACACCCTCCTCGAGGAAGGCCGGAAGTGGGGCGCGGGCTTCGGCGTCCACGTCAACGCCACCGAGTCGTACCCGGAGGCGAAGAACTTCAGCGAGACCCTCGTCGACAAGACCAAGCCCGGCTGGAACTGGCTCAACCAGAGCTACTACATCGACCAGCGCAGGGACATCAACAGCGGTGACCTCGCCCGCCGCTTCAAGCAGCTGCGCGACGAGACCGACCCCAACCTCTCCACCCTCTACATCGACGTCTACTACACGCACGGCTGGATCGCCGACAAGACGATGCAGGCCGTCCAGGCGCAGGGCTGGAACGTCGCCACCGAGTGGTCCGAGAAGTTCGAGCGGGCCTCCCTCTGGTCCCACTGGGCCAACGACCTCGACTACGGCGGCGCCACCAACAAGGGCCTCAACTCGCAGATCGTGCGCTTCATCCGCAACGGCGAGAAGGACGTCTGGAACAACCACCCGGTCCTCGGCCAGACCGCCCTCGTCGACTTCGAGGGCTGGACCGGCGAGACCGACTGGAACGACTTCACCGCCAACATCTGGCAGCGCAACCTCCCGGCCAAGTACCTCCAGCAGCAGAAGATCACCCGCTGGAACGGCAACGACCTCACCTTCACCGGCGGCGTCCGCGGCACCGTCGAGAACGGCAGCCGCACCTTCCACGAGAACGGCCGCAAGGTCCTCGACGGCGAGAACTACCTGCTCCCCTGGAGCAACGGCAAGAAGCTCTACCACTACAACAAGTCCGGCGGCACGACGAGTTGGGACGTCCCCGCCGGCCCCCGCTCGTACGCCGTGTACAAGCTCACCGACAACGGCCGGGTGAAGACCGGCACCGTGCGGCCCGTCGGCGGGAGGATCACCCTCGACGCCGTCGCCGGGCAGCCCTACGTCCTCTACCCCGACCGCGCCCCCGCGCAGCGCCCCGCGCAGTGGGGCCAGGGCACCCCGGTGAAGGACCCCGGCTTCAACGACGCCGGGCTCGGCGCCTGGGCCACGTCGGGCACCGTCACCCGGGACACCGACACCCAGGGCCGCAACAGCGCCAGGCTCGGCGGCGCGGCCACGGCCTCCGTGAGCCAGCGGATCACCGGCCTCACCCCCGGCGCGCGGTACACCGCCTCCGCCCTCGTCGAGGTCGAGCGCGGCAGGACCCGCCCCACCACTCTCTCCGTCGCCGGGCGGACCGTCACCGTCGAGCGCTCCGCCCTCGACGACCGGGTCGCCGCCTCCGACTGGAACGGCACCCGCTTCCAGCGCGCCAAGGTCACCTTCACCGCCCCCGCCGACGGGTCCGCCCCGCTGCGGATCGAGGCCGCGGGCGGCAGCGCGGCGACCGTCCGGATCGACGACGTACGGATCGTGGCCAACGCGCCGGCGACGAAGGCCGGAGCCGCCGCGTACGAGGACTTCGAGGCCGTCGACCAGGGCTGGGGCCCCTTCCTCAAGGGCGACTCCGGCGGGACGACCGACCCGCGCACCCACATCGCCCAGCTGCACGCCCCGTACACCCAGGCCGGCTGGAACGGAAAGCCGATCGACGACGTCATCGGCGGCGCCGAGTCCCTCAAGTCGCACGACGAGAACAGCGGCCTCGTCTACCGGACCGCGCCCTGGACCGTCCCGATGAAGGACGGGCACAGCTACCGCGTGGAGTACGACTACCAGTCCAGCCACGCCGGCGCGTACGAGTGGGTCACCGGCTACGACCGGACGAGCGGCGACGGGCCGGCCGTCGAGACCCGCCGCACCCCGATCGGGCAGCAGCGGACCACCGGGCACTTCGCCGAGACCGTCACGGCCGGCTGCGGCGACACCTGGACCGGGCTCCGCAAGCGCGGCGACGCCCCCGACGGCGCCGACTTCGTCCTCGACTCCTTCACCGTCACCGACCTCGGCCCGGCCGCCGAGCGGGCCGCCTGCGGCACCCTCGCCGTCGACGCCCCGGAGACCCTGGAGCCCGGCCGCGCCAACGAGGTCAGGGCGACCTTCGGCAACGACGAGGCCGCCGCGGTCACCGGCGCCCGCGCCACGCTCACCCTCCCCGAGGGCTGGACCGCCGAACCGGCCGCGCCCGTCGCCCTCGACCCCGTCGCGGCGGGCGGCACGACCACCGTCACCTGGCGGGTCACCCCGCCCGTGGACGCCGCCTACCGGCCGTACACCCTCGGCGCCGAGGTCACGTACGACCTCGGGGGAGGCGCCCGCAAGCTCACCGCCGCCACCACCGTCCGCACCCTGCCCCCGCCGCCCACCGCCGACAGCTGGGCGAGCGACCTCGACTGGACCTCCGCCACCAACGGCTGGGGCCCCGTCGAGCGCGACCTCTCCAACGGCGAGACCGGCACCGGGGACGGCTCCCCGCTGCGGATCGGGGGAGTGACGTACGCCAAGGGGCTCGGCAGCCACGCCCCCGCAAAGGTCCGCTACTACCTGGGCGGCCGCTGCACCTCCCTCACCGCCGAGGTCGGGGTCGACGACGTCCAGACCAGCCGGGGCACCGTCCAGTTCAGCGTCCTCGCGGACGGTACGGAGAAGGTGAAGTCCCCGGTCCTCAAGGCCACCGACACCGCCTGGTCGCTGACCGCCGACGTCACCGGCGCCTCCTACGTCGAGCTCGTGGCAGGCGATGGCGGCGACGGGAACGGCAACGACCACGCGGACTGGGGGAACGCCCGCTTCCACTGCGCCCCCTGA